From a single Phragmites australis chromosome 7, lpPhrAust1.1, whole genome shotgun sequence genomic region:
- the LOC133924737 gene encoding anthocyanin regulatory R-S protein-like isoform X2, whose amino-acid sequence MAMALSASPVHQDPQLGKQLRNQLAAVVRSINWSYAFFWSPSSTQPGVLTWKDGFYNGEIKTRKIANSAELTADQLVMQRSKQLRELYESLLSGECNHRAARPIASLSPEDLGDTEWYYVVCMTYAFRPGQGLPGRSFASNEHVWLCNAHLADSKAFPRALLAKSASIQTIICVPLMSGVLELGTTDSVMEDPDVVTQATTSFWELQFPACTEEPSSSPSTDETGKAPDIILFEDLDHNAMETMIAGAQELGEVERLSNASLEHITTEIDEFYSLCEELDVQPVEDDWIMDGSFEVPSSPQPALRATTTSSNTPADGSHLTSFTAWTRSSDYDEMMVPTIREPQKLLKKVVTGGSWMNSARGGSTRRTQESGIKNHVMTERRRREKLNEMFVILKSLVPSIHKVDKASILAETIAYLKELERRVQELESSRELISHPDEARGQKRHDREIIEKRASGAKRKKASELRADMEGEHNWVLSKDGTSNVTVTVTEKDVLLEVQCRWEELLVTRVFDAIKSLHLDVLSVQASTPDGFMGLKIRAQFTSAAAVVPVMISEALRKAICKR is encoded by the exons ATGGCAATGGCGCTATCAGCTTCCCCGGTTCACCAAGATCCACAGCTAGGGAAGCAGTTGAGGAACCAGCTTGCTGCAGTCGTGAGGAGCATCAACTGGAGTTATGCCTTCTTTTGGTCCCCTTCAAGCACTCAGCCAGG AGTCCTGACGTGGAAGGACGGGTTCTACAACGGCGAGATCAAGACAAGGAAGATCGCCAACTCGGCAGAGCTGACGGCCGACCAGCTCGTCATGCAGAGAAGCAAGCAGCTGCGGGAGCTCTACGAGTCCCTCCTGTCCGGCGAGTGCAACCACCGCGCGGCGCGGCCCATCGCGTCGCTGTCGCCAGAGGACCTCGGCGACACCGAGTGGTACTACGTGGTCTGCATGACCTACGCCTTCAGGCCTGGCCAAGG GTTGCCAGGCAGGAGTTTTGCGAGCAACGAACACGTCTGGCTGTGCAACGCTCACCTTGCGGATAGCAAAGCCTTTCCCCGCGCGCTCCTGGCGAAG AGCGCGTCTATTCAG ACGATCATCTGCGTCCCCCTTATGAGTGGCGTGCTTGAGCTGGGGACAACTGATTCG GTCATGGAGGACCCAGACGTGGTAACTCAAGCCACCACATCTTTCTGGGAGCTCCAGTTTCCGGCATGTACGGAGGAGCCGAGCTCCAGCCCTTCAACAGATGAAACCGGCAAGGCCCCCGACATTATTCTGTTCGAGGACCTCGATCACAATGCCATGGAAACAATGATCGCCGGGGCACAGGAGCTAGGTGAAGTGGAGAGGCTGTCAAATGCCAGCCTCGAACATATCACGACGGAGATCGATGAGTTTTACAGCCTCTGCGAGGAACTGGACGTGCAGCCTGTTGAAGATGATTGGATCATGGATGGCTCTTTCGAAGTCCCCTCTTCACCACAGCCAGCGCTGAGGGCTACTACTACCTCAAGTAATACACCTGCTGATGGTTCTCACCTGACGAGTTTTACAGCTTGGACGAGATCATCAGACTACGATGAAATGATGGTGCCCACCATCAGAGAGCCGCAGAAGTTGCTGAAGAAAGTGGTGACTGGCGGATCTTGGATGAACAGTGCACGTGGTGGTAGCACGAGGAGAACCCAAGAAAGTGGCATCAAGAACCACGTCATGACAGAGAGAAGGCGCCGAGAGAAACTCAATGAGATGTTTGTGATTCTCAAGTCATTGGTTCCATCCATTCACAAG GTGGACAAAGCATCTATTCTTGCTGAAACGATAGCCTACCTCAAAGAGCTTGAGCGAAGGGTACAAGAGCTGGAATCCAGCAGGGAACTCATCTCACACCCAGACGAAGCAAGAGGGCAAAAGAGGCATGACAGAGAGATCATCGAGAAGAGAGCCTCTGGAGCCAAGAGGAAGAAGGCCTCGGAGCTCAGAGCTGACATGGAGGGGGAACACAACTGGGTCCTCTCCAAGGACGGCACTAGCAACGTCACTGTCACGGTCACGGAAAAGGACGTGCTCCTCGAGGTGCAGTGCCGGTGGGAGGAGTTGCTGGTTACTCGTGTGTTTGACGCCATCAAAAGCCTCCATTTGGACGTTCTCTCGGTTCAGGCATCGACCCCGGATGGCTTTATGGGGCTGAAGATACGAGCTCAG TTTACCAGTGCTGCTGCCGTTGTGCCTGTGATGATCAGCGAGGCTCTTCGTAAAGCTATATGTAAGCGATGA
- the LOC133924737 gene encoding anthocyanin regulatory R-S protein-like isoform X1 — protein sequence MVYVDAYGLHRDLLVYCIRKSMAMALSASPVHQDPQLGKQLRNQLAAVVRSINWSYAFFWSPSSTQPGVLTWKDGFYNGEIKTRKIANSAELTADQLVMQRSKQLRELYESLLSGECNHRAARPIASLSPEDLGDTEWYYVVCMTYAFRPGQGLPGRSFASNEHVWLCNAHLADSKAFPRALLAKSASIQTIICVPLMSGVLELGTTDSVMEDPDVVTQATTSFWELQFPACTEEPSSSPSTDETGKAPDIILFEDLDHNAMETMIAGAQELGEVERLSNASLEHITTEIDEFYSLCEELDVQPVEDDWIMDGSFEVPSSPQPALRATTTSSNTPADGSHLTSFTAWTRSSDYDEMMVPTIREPQKLLKKVVTGGSWMNSARGGSTRRTQESGIKNHVMTERRRREKLNEMFVILKSLVPSIHKVDKASILAETIAYLKELERRVQELESSRELISHPDEARGQKRHDREIIEKRASGAKRKKASELRADMEGEHNWVLSKDGTSNVTVTVTEKDVLLEVQCRWEELLVTRVFDAIKSLHLDVLSVQASTPDGFMGLKIRAQFTSAAAVVPVMISEALRKAICKR from the exons GAAAGAGTATGGCAATGGCGCTATCAGCTTCCCCGGTTCACCAAGATCCACAGCTAGGGAAGCAGTTGAGGAACCAGCTTGCTGCAGTCGTGAGGAGCATCAACTGGAGTTATGCCTTCTTTTGGTCCCCTTCAAGCACTCAGCCAGG AGTCCTGACGTGGAAGGACGGGTTCTACAACGGCGAGATCAAGACAAGGAAGATCGCCAACTCGGCAGAGCTGACGGCCGACCAGCTCGTCATGCAGAGAAGCAAGCAGCTGCGGGAGCTCTACGAGTCCCTCCTGTCCGGCGAGTGCAACCACCGCGCGGCGCGGCCCATCGCGTCGCTGTCGCCAGAGGACCTCGGCGACACCGAGTGGTACTACGTGGTCTGCATGACCTACGCCTTCAGGCCTGGCCAAGG GTTGCCAGGCAGGAGTTTTGCGAGCAACGAACACGTCTGGCTGTGCAACGCTCACCTTGCGGATAGCAAAGCCTTTCCCCGCGCGCTCCTGGCGAAG AGCGCGTCTATTCAG ACGATCATCTGCGTCCCCCTTATGAGTGGCGTGCTTGAGCTGGGGACAACTGATTCG GTCATGGAGGACCCAGACGTGGTAACTCAAGCCACCACATCTTTCTGGGAGCTCCAGTTTCCGGCATGTACGGAGGAGCCGAGCTCCAGCCCTTCAACAGATGAAACCGGCAAGGCCCCCGACATTATTCTGTTCGAGGACCTCGATCACAATGCCATGGAAACAATGATCGCCGGGGCACAGGAGCTAGGTGAAGTGGAGAGGCTGTCAAATGCCAGCCTCGAACATATCACGACGGAGATCGATGAGTTTTACAGCCTCTGCGAGGAACTGGACGTGCAGCCTGTTGAAGATGATTGGATCATGGATGGCTCTTTCGAAGTCCCCTCTTCACCACAGCCAGCGCTGAGGGCTACTACTACCTCAAGTAATACACCTGCTGATGGTTCTCACCTGACGAGTTTTACAGCTTGGACGAGATCATCAGACTACGATGAAATGATGGTGCCCACCATCAGAGAGCCGCAGAAGTTGCTGAAGAAAGTGGTGACTGGCGGATCTTGGATGAACAGTGCACGTGGTGGTAGCACGAGGAGAACCCAAGAAAGTGGCATCAAGAACCACGTCATGACAGAGAGAAGGCGCCGAGAGAAACTCAATGAGATGTTTGTGATTCTCAAGTCATTGGTTCCATCCATTCACAAG GTGGACAAAGCATCTATTCTTGCTGAAACGATAGCCTACCTCAAAGAGCTTGAGCGAAGGGTACAAGAGCTGGAATCCAGCAGGGAACTCATCTCACACCCAGACGAAGCAAGAGGGCAAAAGAGGCATGACAGAGAGATCATCGAGAAGAGAGCCTCTGGAGCCAAGAGGAAGAAGGCCTCGGAGCTCAGAGCTGACATGGAGGGGGAACACAACTGGGTCCTCTCCAAGGACGGCACTAGCAACGTCACTGTCACGGTCACGGAAAAGGACGTGCTCCTCGAGGTGCAGTGCCGGTGGGAGGAGTTGCTGGTTACTCGTGTGTTTGACGCCATCAAAAGCCTCCATTTGGACGTTCTCTCGGTTCAGGCATCGACCCCGGATGGCTTTATGGGGCTGAAGATACGAGCTCAG TTTACCAGTGCTGCTGCCGTTGTGCCTGTGATGATCAGCGAGGCTCTTCGTAAAGCTATATGTAAGCGATGA